A stretch of DNA from Pongo pygmaeus isolate AG05252 chromosome 3, NHGRI_mPonPyg2-v2.0_pri, whole genome shotgun sequence:
GGTCCTGACCGGGGTCCCTGGGGGTTTCCCCACTTTAGAGCCCCTGACTTAGTCTGTCAGATGCCTCTGACCTTAGATGAGTGCCGGCACCACTTTCACCACTGATGACCCACTATGAATTTTCCTTCTTGTCCCCTGATGAAGGCCTCAGCTTCTAGAAGGCTTCGACTTCTACAATTACAACCCTTTGGGTTTTCCTATCCCACTTAAAACAATTCTTTAACTCTCTAAATTTAGGCAAGATTAAATTATAATAGATTACCTTCCACGAATCACACCCTGTCCCCCATGACTCACACAGACCATCtacaacatggccaaacccctgACTTGCCCTTAACAAGTCAAGTAGGGGAAGAAGAGAATTTCGTATAAAGAAAGAAGGTTTAAATCACCTGAAATGTGTGTGAATTTGCCCTGGACAAGCCGCTGCTGCCAATTCTGTCATACATAGGGATCAGGGACTATAAGATAGAAAATAGTTCTTTCCCCTTCTGGGCAAGGCCAGCTATCCCCATTCACTCCTCGGCTTTCAAGTAACACTGGAGAGTGGTCCCAGCCAGTTACCCTCAATTACCCAGGGGCTACTAGGAAACAGCCACTGAAAGACCGAGAAAGAAAAGGACTCAGGTCCCTCACCGAAACCAGGCGGCTTCCCCGGCGAAACCTTTCAGTTTCACCAGAGAGTGGCCACGGCCAGAAACCTGCAGTTGCCTCTGTGCTTAGACGCTGTCCACCGAAGGTCCTGAGtcggaaaggaaaagagagagagaaaaagaaatataaaacctaaacttTGGGCTTACTTCCTGGCTGGCTTGCCAAAACATGTTACTGGTTGAGGgtagttgtccaggttcttggcatttagAACAAAGAATTTGACAAAGCACACAAGCAAGGCAAGCCAAAgcacagatttattttaaatgaaagtacACTTCACAGGGACAAAGCGAGTTCAAGCAAGAAGCTCAGGAGcactggttacagaattttctggagtTTATATACCCTCTAAAGGTTTCCCATTGGTTCACGCTAGTGCCCTAcgaccagtctgattggttgaaGCGTAAGCCTGtgaccagtctgattggttgtgggagcggaccaatcagaggtactttcattTTCCAGCTGCCAGGCAGCAACTGCCACACagcaaaaggagggtttcaaagggagtagcctctgatATCCAGTCAGCCTGAgttggccttaggttccctgcctccataacctattctcctgcctcaatagCATATTACATTTACTTAGTTTCTATTGTATATAATCATCCACTGCCCTCAGCCCCATCTGCCAGTTCTTGCTGTGCAAAAGCCACACTGTTGAGGCCGTGAAAGTATAGTTGAGCCTTGAACACTATGGGTTTGAAATACGAAGGTCCACTTATACACAGACTTTTTACAGTAAATGTATTGGAAAAGTTTTCTGATATTTGCAACAGTTTGAAAAAATCTGCAGATGAACTGTATGGCCTAAAAATatttcctgcctccccttccacctcttctgcttctgccactcctgagacagcaagaccagcccttcctcttccttctcctcctcagctTATTCAACATGAAGATAATGAGGATAACGACCTTTATAATTACCActtttgcttaataaatagtaaatatatttctcttatgattttcttaagaatttttatCTCTAGCCTATTGTAAGAAGAGATTATACAATACATATAACACAAAATAATGTTAATCAACTTTATATTATCAATAAGTGTTCTGGGCACCAGTAGGgaattagtagttaagttttgggggagtcaaaagttagaCATGGATTTTTCTCATGTCAGGTAGGCACCGTTTCACACCACAGTGTTAAAAAGTCAACTGTAAATTGACTTTATTGGTATATCAAGGTACTCGAAATGCTCAGTTAAGGCTTCTTTTTGAAGGaactaaaaattttatatatatatgtattttgatacagagtctcactctctgtcacccagtctggagcacagtggcatgatcttggctcactgcaacctccgtctcctgcattcaagtgattcccctgcctcagtccctgctcccgagtagctgggactacaggtgactgccactgCACACGGCTAAGTTTTGtcgttttagtagagacagggtttcatcattttggccaggctggtctcaaactcctgacctgagatgatccgcctgccttggcctcccaaagtgctgcgattacaggcgtgagccactgtgcccagcctgctggATGTATTCTTCAGTatggataaattataaaataaaaagaacattatatatgtataaatggaGCTAGtgcatttattaataatatagGGAATGTTGCTTATACATTGGAGGATTTCTTAATTCTGGTTTGGGGGTTTGCGTGTTGACTCATAAAAGTAACTGTGATGCAATACTCACTCTAGGACTATCTATAAAAATTCAATATCAATTATATGAACATGATTATACTTTTGGTGTTACAGCACATCTTTCAGCAGAGCCAAAGTGAAATCATTTCACTATTCATATGAAATATCAGGACTCATGAAGTAGGCATCAAATTGAGTGGTTAGGAGCATTTGCTCTTAGGGCTGCCCTTAACCTATACATAGATTAAGGGACCATCAATTTATCATGATAAAAAAGGGCTACTACTCAAACTTTTTGAAATTGTTCCCCTTTGTCTCTGCCTAGCATgcagaatgttgaatgtaaagaaTCCTACATTTACACGGGGTTGGCTTCCAACTCATGCATATATTCCAGAATGCCATGACACATCAATGGGTGCTGCAATGTGATGTGGTTGTGATGACGCTCCATGCTGCCCAATGATGCACCATAAAATACCCAAAATGGTTAGTCTTAATGTGAAGTAAATACTAAGTTCATGGCTTGAAAATATTGAAGATTACTTCACTTGCTCTGTAGCTCCATTTATAAGAGTCCTTcagttattaaatataatttacatagtgTAACTGTCATAATATCAAGGGTATTCATGATAgttgccatttattgagcactcaccATATGCTAGGATCTGGTATTACTTGTTCATGTATCTCATCTATTTGATCTGCTTAAAAGCATGtagttatctttattttttattttcagatgaggaatctGAATCTTTCAAATATTAAGGAACTTAGTATGTGGTGGAATTTGTATATGAAAACCCACATTGGTTTGAATCTAAAGCTCATCCAAAGCACTAAGCTATGCTGCCCCCATGATCTAGGTTCTATGCCTAGATCATGTAAATGATCACCCTCTAAATTTCCAACTGGAAAAAGACTAAGCAGTTTCCAATATAAACAGTCCACCTTCCCAAAAGTGAAACATTTCTGCTGACTGATCTGCAAATGTGTTTTCATCTCAATAAGAAGAGTAAGAAAATGGAAAGTATTGCATAcgttaaatagcttgatttaacctcaatgtatacatatatcaaaacatcatgtcatATACTACAAATATGAAGTTacttctcaatcaaaaaaaaaaaaaaagaagaaaagagaaaaacagggcTAGAACAGAAACGAAGCCTATGAGAGCATAAAGGTGCAACAGCGTAGACCAACTGCATGAGCTCCAAACAAAATCTCCAAAAGAATCTTTTGAAATCTTTGGGCAAGTCTCTCAATCTCTGTGAATCACAACTGCCTCATCCACCAGAACAGATGACAGTGCAGGCCCCTACTTCACTTTGGAATGGGCATGACACTTTTCTAGCCTTATTTCCCATACTTGGTCATACCCTGACATCAGGTCTTTATTCCGTGTAAAAGATTTGCTGGGAAGGCCTTTGAGGGGCCTCTTCATCTTTCCACAGAGCTTTCCATTAAACAGAGGCAAAATTAAACCATGTCCTTGTTTTCCATGGCACTCTGAACCCTTCTTATCATGTGATCTGTTAGAATTACTTATCTATGTATCTGGCCCACACCACTGAGCTCCTGGTGAACCTATACTGCTCCGCTTCATAAAATGTAAAGCAGGTGGCTCACACAAAATACACTCTCaacaaatgtggaatagaaggcatgattcattattatttcattctACTAAATGCATATTATTTGGACTATGCACTGTGATATACCATTAAAAatgtgatctttttaaaaatatttccagaattAGGACAGATGCACTGTGactcacattattattattattattattattattttgagtcggagtcttgctctatcacccatgctggagtatagaggcatgaccttggctcactgcaacctctgtctcccggatttaagggagtctcctgcctcagcccgcccgagtagctgggagtacaggcgcgcgccatcatgcccagctaattgtctttttagtaaagatggggttttgccatcttcgccaggctgctctcgaactcctgacctcaggtgatcgatccacccgcctcggcttcccaaagtgctgggattacaggcatgagccactgcgcctggcctgacctACATTCTTAAAAGGGCTGTGTTACTGAAACAATCAGGAAAGAGATACATATCTCCAGGTGAAGGAAAATGAACaatgctttttctcttcctcaagtCAAGAAAAATCCAGTTCTTTAGTTGACAGTACATCCAAGATAGTCAAATTAAGTAGCTTCCTGTCTTCTCTTCATTTTATCTACTTGTCATGATTAAATATCCTACTAGGTTGTAAGTGGGCCCTCAACGCTGACCTTTTTATCTTGCGATTTGAGAAGCACAGTCTAGAGCACTACCCTTCACCTAAATGCCAATATGCCACCAGTAGAAATTATCCTTTAGGCTAAATATTGTTCTTCCCAGAAACCCTCTTTTCAAAGATCAGTTTAAACCTAAATTCATCACAGTGGAAAACAGCAGATTTCAGAGTCAGATGAAGAATTCATATCCACCTGGCTTTGAACATTATCGGCTGTGGGATGGTGTAGGTAAAATTTCAAGTGCATAATTTGGCAATAATAaatcatcaataaatattaattttgatgAGGACCCTGGGCCACATAAAGAAATAGGGAGTGAGGAGATTTGAAATTCTGGCCACTTCACAGAAATGGGTGGGAAGGGGCTCTTGATTGAGATAGAAGCCCATCCTACATGAAGCAATTCCTCATTAAGCGTTCTCTCTCGTCCTTTATCCTTGTTGGAAACATCAGGCAGTCACTCTTGGTCTTAAAGTACTTTTACATCTAAATACTGAACTCTTCTATTTAATCCCTGTCTGTTGTAGATGTTAAGTATACAAAGAGGTTGTCAGAGTTTGAAACATCGGGACTTCTGTCAGGTACTAGCTCCGGAACTCCAGCCTGCTCACCCTCAAAAGCGGCTTGCAGCTAGAGGTTTAAGTTCCACTTCCTCTCCGCGAATCCTTACGCACGAGGGAGGCGGGGCGTGTGTCCTCCGCTCTTGGTTTTCGGGTAGCACCTTCTGGGGCGCCGCCTGCCTCCACCCACTGCTGGGCCTTGACGTCATGGGCTGCGGCCCCCTCCCGGCTGAGCCTATAAAGCTGCAGGTGCGCGCCGCCCTACAGACGTTCGCACACCTGGGTGCCAGCGCCCCAGAGGTCCCGGGACAGCCCGAGGCGCCGCGCCCGCCGCCCCGAGCTCCCCAAGCCTTGGAGAGCGGCGCACACTCCCGGTCTCCACTCGCTCTTCCAACACCCGCTCGTTTTGGCAGCAGCTCGCGTCCCAGAGACCGAGTTGCCCCAGAGACCGCGACGCCGCCGCTCCGAAGGACCAATGAGAGCCCCGCTGCTACCGCCAGCGCCGGTGGTGCTGTCGCTCTTGATACTCGGCTCAGGTGAGGATTCACCGGCGCTGAACTGCTGGGCTCTCCTCCCATGGCAGGCAAAAGCTGTTGCCTCTTGAGTttggctcttgcttctctaaAAATCGCCCTTTAGCTCCCCCAACCCTGCGCCGCAGAAGGTGATCACTGTAGCTCCCTCcctaggaggaagagagaagggcaGATGTCTCAGACGTCCAGGACAAGGTGTCCCAGAGAATCGCTGTACTATTTCTTTAGTTCAGCTGAGAAGACGGGAGAGATCATTTGAACCTAACCTTTCGTTTCACagattaaaaagattaaaaagaccAAGATCtagagaggtgaagtgatttcCGCAGATATTGGACCCAGCAGTGTTTCCTGCCTCCTGCCTAATTCTCCATCTCCTCTGTCTAGTGATTTCTTCTTTACCTTCCTAGAGGGACTTAGAGTGTCCCGGCGAGAGGTTAAAAGCACCACTCTGATGCTGTTTTATTGAGACCTAAGAAAAAGCAAGATAAAGCAGTGGCTTAACTCTGGGCCCCAAATCTTACTTAGTACTCAGTTTTATTGTCtatgtagtaataataataataatgaaaaatgacaataataatcgATATAATTAACCactgtttctattattttaaaagattatcttttaaaaatatgaacacatcttttaaaaatatgaacacatATGAAGAAAATCTGATATTTGTATCTAGAACCTATCGAAATAGGCCAGGATGGCATTCTAGcaaaaaatgaaatgcatttgGAATGTGAAGTGATGCGAATTTTTAGACATTACCCATCAAGTAATTGTGTTAGATTAATTTGCCAATTTGGCGGGATATTTTtgatgtggaaattaatgtggatcatctgtggaaaagaaaaacttcagaaaaGCAGCTCTGTAATTGGGACAGCTGAATTTGTTTGCTGGCAGAAATGTAAAGTTTCTTTCATAGAAATGACTGAATCACAAACAATAGCACACGTGCAGTAACTGCTTTGATGTCAAAAGATAAACTTTTCTACCTAACACAGCTGGATCGAAAGGCACCCtactttaccttttcttttcttcccttattcCCTCCCCTGCAGGCCATTATGCTGCTGGATTGGACCTCAATGACACCTACTCTGGGAAGCGTGAACCATTTTCTGGGGATCACAGTGCTGATGGATTTGAGGTTACCTCAAGAAGTGAGATGTCTTCAGGAAGTGAGATTTCCCCTGTGAGTGAAATGCCTTCTAGTAGTGAACTGTCCTCGGGAGCCGACTATGACTACCCAGAAGAGTATGATAATGAACCACAAATACCTGGCTATATTGTCGATGATTCAGTCAGAGGTGAGTAGGGGATAAAGCAAAAATATGGCCTATGAGATGTGGGTTTATATGAGCAAAGCTGCTTCAGAAGTAAAGCTGCTCCCCAGATTTTCTAGTGGCTTTATTGTTTGTCCATCTGTTGGATAGCCCCTAGGTAAACTGAGACAAAAAGAACCATAATGTGGGCACATCCTATATGGCCAGAGTGATCATAAATGGTGTATGTCTCATTTTAAAACCTAATCTTCACAATGACTTTAAGTAGGaattgttatcctcattttatagatgtgataACTGAAGCCCAAAAGGTTTTGCTCTAGGTTCCACAGGTAACAAGCAGATGAACTAGAATTAGAGCTCCAGTCTGTTTGATTCTATGCAGAAGAGACGCTAAGCTCTTTCCCACTATGCTACATGACTCCCATTCTGAGAGACAAATTTAGACATTAACCATTCCTATCTACTTTGTATCTTAGCTATTGtatccccttcccccacaccacCCTTCCCCAGATAACTGCATTTTAATACAAAtaagggaaaagaagaagtaatGGGACAGGAGGCATTAGACTTTAGCATTTAAGTACTAGGTGATGGGAAACtgatggaataataataataatgccatcTGGAAATATTAAAGAAGGGTGAATATACTTAGATTTTGTATTGCTAAAATCACTCTTTAACCCCAAATCCCATTTGTTAGTTATATAACCCatggtttctttcactttcctgttatgtcatattttaaaaaggccCTTTGCTTGGAGTGAAAGTATCAAAGTAAGAGAGAAATATTGCATACTTTGGAGTTTGAAGGAAGAAGAGGTTAACAGTAAATAAGATCTAAATATCCTAAGAACATCCACTACAGAGGCAGGCCAAGATGGTTTCAGAGCtcttgaaggccttttctgtccTGACTTGAGTTTCCCTGGCTTCTCCCCCTCTGTGTGGTTCTCAGAACTGGTGAAGGGACATCAAGTGGTACCAGAGGGACAGTGACTGGGGTGAGTGGGAAGTGAGAAAACCTTTAGCGAACACTCCACTTAATTCCCTTCCTTCTGAAAGTGTGCTTTTCTGTGAGGTGGGGAAGGGGTTCATTTGTGCTTATTTTTGAAGGCATGAGATTAGACCCATCAAGGTGTCTAGAAACTGTTCTCTTGAACATGTTTCAAGTTGTTAACACTTCAGAAGGCCAAGTAAATAATTAGTAGTACAAATGATGACTAGTGCTCAAAATTGCAATGCATTGTGAAATAGAGTGAAAATGTTGACTGAACACCTTCGAAAGGCTAAGTTAAATGTCCATGATGTTAGTGCTTATTGCAACACTTCAGCACAGTGACTATTTTTTATTTGCCTCTGTCTATAGTTTGTAATCTATTTGATAAAGCGAAGTTACtttcattcaaaatatttctcttaAAGGACTTTTCTGTCTTGTGCTTTTTTATCATCGGAGAAAAGTTTCAATATAAAAATTGCATAACCACCTCTTAAACATCTGCTActaattttacttttgttaaaTGTTATTATAATAATCTGCTAAAATACTcagtatttattttccatttccttaaTCACAGATATTCTATCTTTGATACCCTAGTTGACCTTCACTATGtttctaatgttttgtatttaatGGGTGCTGCATGACCATTATGACTAATGGTATTTTCTCTTTACTGAAATCTGTTTGCTAAATATTCACTTGGATAAACCTCTTCAGACATTAGTGTAACAAAATGCACAGCACTAACACGCAAAGCCCTTTCCTATCTTTAGTATGTGGGTAAACTACACCTTGCATAACTACAAGACTGAACACAAGTTTCTGTGGATCTGATAAGATAAATCTCTGAAGCACTGAATACAAATATTCCTGGGCTCCTGTTTTCAAATAGATTAACCACGAAAATTAGCTCCATGGAAATTATTAATTTGATTATAATCTGTTTATAATCTGGGAGTTGGAGCATTGTAACATAGAGTAACTCTAATTTATAATTCTCAGTTTTTTCCACCTGCAAGTAGTACTCACTAATTCCCAACTATAATCATGAGTGGACACTACTTTCAGgtagaaaaaactgaaaattatgaATTAGAGTTATTTAATCCTCTCTAACTTTTATATTGTGTTAGGTAATGAGGCGCGCATGGCTGTTACCCGTGTGAGCGTTCACCGCTATGACATCTTTCTCTCATGTCTCTAAAATGATATTCAAGTTTGAGAGACTCTTGTcaataaatcttttcttttttagttgaaCAGGTAGTTAAGCCCCCCAAAAACAAGACGGAAAGTGAAAATACTTCAGAtaaatccaaaagaaagaaaaagggaggcaaaaatggaaaaaatagaagaaacagaaagaagaaaaatccatGTAATGCAGAATTTCAAAATTTCTGCATTCACGGAGAATGCAAATATATAGAGCACCTGGAAGCAGTAACATGCAAGTAAGTTTTCCTAAAGCATATAGAATTCTGTATTTCTAGCACCATGTCTGAAACCCCTAACTGcaggaaaacatttatttttccaatgtATAAACCAAGGGTCAGTGAACTTTTTGTTAAAgcaccagatagtaaatattataGGCTTAGTGGGCCAAGATTGTTATATGTACTTAAACAACCAATTAAAgtgtaaccatttaaaaatgtaaaaattggtgggtgcagtggttcacacctgtattcccagcactttgggggggcgAGATGGGCAGATCCCTtgggcccaagagtttgagaccagcctgggcaacatggggtgaaaccccatctctacaaaaaatacaaaaaagtttagCTGAGTACAATGGTgacagcctgtagtcccagcagtctgggaggctgaggtaggagaattaattgcttgagctcaggaggttgagactgcagtgagccgtgatcgcaccactacactccagcctgggtgacagagcaaggccctgtctcaaaacaaaacaaaaatgtaaaaactattcttagctTGCAGGTTGTTTAACAAAACAAGCAGCAAATGGCCAGATTTGATCCATGGGCTGTAGTTTCCTGACCCCTGGTATAAACCATTATTTTTTGTGCATGCTcgtgcttgctctctctctctctatatatatatatgtatgtatgtgtgtgtatgtatatatacctatatacgtatatatgtatatatacacatatatgtgtgtatgcattttttaaaaactcctttaAAAAAGGACCTAAAGGTAATTTTTGCATAATCTTTCACGTTGTTTTAACCTCCTCCCCCCTTACCTCCCACAAGCAGCTAGCACATTAAATAATAGTGGAATGTATCAACTGCATAACAAATCACTGAACTCATCAGTTGGtcataaaagaaacacaaagaatgaCAAGGTGTGTCTTCTTGGAATATCACACCCAAAGTAATCTCAACTTGTTCTTATACTAATAGATCCTTAGTTAGAATGCATTCTGTGTCTCATTATTTAAAATACGAGTACATGGCATAACTATTTTAATGTCGGAATTAAATGGTTCTTTATGATCTGGAAAGTAAGCTTAAAACACACTGAATGTTTTtgtgattataatttttaaatgtgaattgTTTGCAGATGTCAGCAAGAATATTTCGGTGAACGGTGTGGGGAAAAGTCCATGAAAACTCACAGCATGATTGACAGTAGTTTATCCAAAATTGCATTAGCAGCCATAGCTGCCTTTATGTCTGCTGTGATCCTCACAGCTATTGCTGTTATTACAGTCCAGTAAGTATGACATAAATTACAAATTCTTAATACAATAATGGGAGGTTAATTTTTTCAGTATTTCTCTCATACTCTACTCTGGTATTTTAGATGAATTATTATATTGTTGTCTCATGAtctttggtttatatttttatattttattgacaaATATCACAGAAAGTGGTCAGTGTTTATGACTTGTGG
This window harbors:
- the AREG gene encoding amphiregulin, with translation MRAPLLPPAPVVLSLLILGSGHYAAGLDLNDTYSGKREPFSGDHSADGFEVTSRSEMSSGSEISPVSEMPSSSELSSGADYDYPEEYDNEPQIPGYIVDDSVRVEQVVKPPKNKTESENTSDKSKRKKKGGKNGKNRRNRKKKNPCNAEFQNFCIHGECKYIEHLEAVTCKCQQEYFGERCGEKSMKTHSMIDSSLSKIALAAIAAFMSAVILTAIAVITVQLRRRYIRKYEGEAEERKKLRQENGNVHVIA